From the genome of Falco cherrug isolate bFalChe1 chromosome 10, bFalChe1.pri, whole genome shotgun sequence:
ACATGCTACACACACCCCAGTTTCCTTACGCTGCGGGGGGGATGAGGTAAAGGATCCCATCTGTAATGGAACATTAATGGTATATTCTGGGTCCTCATGTCACCTGATTGGCAAAGGCACAGCGAATTTGCATTGAGGCCTTTGGCCAGCTATACTGGATGGTCACTGGTAAGACTAGCATAAGAAGGATTAACGTCTCGTGCAGTACCAAGGCTATACTGTCACGGAAAAGCAGATGAGGGATGGGCTCACAGTCCTAAAGCTTTTCTTTAGTTTAAATAAACTAAGAGTGACAACAAGGCATTCgcttgttttggggttggggttttgtttgttcttctaATGCAGAgcttcatagaatcatttaggttggaaaagacctttaagatcatcaagtccaaccattaacccagcactgccaagtccaccactaacccatgtccctaagcactgcatttATGTTtcttaaacacctccagggatggtgactccaccacctccctgggcagcctgttccaatgctggaccaccctttcagtgaagacatttttcctaacgGCCAGTCTAAACCTCCTGTGGCACAACTTGAagccattgcctcttgtcctctCGGTTGTTACCTGGGAGGTGAGACTGACCctcacctgcctacagcccctgtcaggcagttgtaggGAACATGCACTTGTCACATGCTTCACGTCACAGCTGCGTTGGTCCGTGCTTCATTCTTCAAAAGCACCTCAATTTTTTATGAGTAAACTACATTACTCTCCTGGTAATACAAATGAGGACTGTTGAAACCACTAAgaaaacttccttttccttccctgctccttccccaaaacTCCGGAAAATATTCAACACGTAGTGAAAATAAGCATGGTTGCTGCAGGCTTGGGTCTGTCTTCTAGTCCTTGCATTTGTTCGGTCTTTACCTAGGACTCAGACactggacttaaaaaaaataacccagtgGAGCTTCTGGGAGCTGTTTTAGTGCCCCCATGCAACCAGTTCCCTTCCATAACTTGAGCGTAGGGGGAATAAACCCCAGTGGCTGGAGCGGTGGCAGGCACGGTGTGAGCCGACAGCAGAGGGAGGTCTTGCATTTTGGAGAGAACCTCCCGGCCCGGTGCtggtcctcctcctcctccacaggGCTCAGGGGCCAGCGGTGGGTTTCACGCAGCTTCTCCAGTCTTGCAGTGAGGGTGCACACCTCATTCCCACACCTCGTGGCCAGAACTTCTCTTCGCTCCATCCCAGTCCCCCTTGGCAGCAGGAGCTTTGTTCTGTGGCAGGATATTTGAGATGTTTCATGTAGCCATGGGGCCGAGAAAGGTAAAAAGAATTTGCGGCGGATTTGCGCTCTGGAGGTGGATAGAGTGTGCCTGTGAGCTCCCTGGGCCAGCCCATGTGGGCCTGGGAGTGGATCTGTGCCACGGGCAGGTGGCAGGGCAGCTCTGAGCACCCgtggctcagctgctgccagagcccagTGCGCTGGTGCAGGGTGGGACGGCTAGAAGCCACTGCCATTTCCAGCCTGTGAATCATTGCTGAGCTTCCCCTTGCCTCTGGTCTCCTGCTCTCCATCCCGTAGCACTCTGGCTCACCAGCACAGGTAGGTCAGGTTGCTTTCTCCCCTTGATCTCAGTTTTTCCTCTAGCACATGTAGGTTATTTCCACGCGTGGTGGTTGGAACAGATCTGATtattaacatttcagaaaggagagaggagCAGGCTTTGCTTCTTGAAAGAAAACCGCCTAGTTGGGTTCCTCGTACAAGTGTCCCCAGCGTAACCACATCCGTGGCAGGTGGAGGAGTGCGGGGGGGCACCGATGAGGGGCCCGGGGAGGCACCTGCGGTAGCACCCAGGCTCCTTCCCCCTGCACTGCGGGGTGCTGCACCTCTGGACCCCTGTGAGAAATGGGGTGGACCTGGCCTCTGAGATTAGCATCCCCCAAGGCCTTCAGGAGCACATTTTCCCCTGACCTTCAGGCTGACCCAGGTCAGATAAACACCTGCTGAAAGCTACAGGCGACTGCAGCAAAGGAGGGATGGATCCAGCTCCAGAGCTCGTGGCCGCAGGGGAAGAGTTTGAAAACGTGTCTTGTGTCCGCAGGACTGCGTGTGGCTAGGAGGACAAGCTTTCcaagctgctcctgccctgagGAAAGACTGACAGTGAGCTCAgccccctgtgctgcagctgtacCAGTGGAAAGCTTTGCTCCCCACTTCTGCATTTCATGTGGGTTGTGGCTAAACAGTAACGTGTGGTCAGCAAGGGCTGGCGAGTGGTGTGTGACGGCTGAGTCACGAGTGGCCCAGCATCACGGGCCCCTTTTCAGCTGGCAGAGCCAGACACTGGCTGAGAGCGAGGAGGCATTCCCAGCAGGtcccattcctcctcctccagcagccgcCGGCAGCTGTCTTGGCCTGGAGCTGAGCACCACTCCTACAGCAGGTGGCTGGACCCATGCCCTGAGCCCTTCCAGCAGGGAAATCCCCACATGAGCGGGAGGGATGGGGCGAGCTGGAAGCCCAGGGTGGGCTTTCGAGGGAGGGGGACCGGACCGCTCCAGCTTTGCCCACTGCGCCCCAAACACCTGGTAGCAAAGCCTGGGCACCTTCCATGGGTGCGTGTCCCCGGGGGAGCGGGAAGCCAAAGGGAGCGTGTGACCCATTGGGGCTCTTCGACCCACACTGCCGTGCCCGCGGGGAGtcaggggaaggcaggagggaagaaaaccagaggGCAGCTTGGTGGGggaggctgcgctgcctgcAACCTGCCCAGCAGAAGGGAGAAGCCTGTCTGGGCAGGTGCTTCTGGCCGCTGCCTGGGGGAAGGAGTCAGCAAGGGCTGTGCTGCATCCCTCCCGCTCCTCGCAAGCCATCGCCTCTCCTCAGAAGATTAATAACCCGGGGCGAAGCGTGTTCCCTGCGCCGGGCTGCGTCCCACCCGTCCCTGCGGCAGCGGCGCAGGTTTGTGCTGACCCGCACCGCATCCCCCGCGGCCGCCACGCGTGGGGGGCCCGGCCATGCCCCCCGGCACGGCgtcttcccccagccccgctgctgcaggccggcccggcccggccaccGGGGCCGCGGGTCAGTGGCACGGCTCCTTGCCCTGCCTCCCGCCGCAGCGCGGCACGGGGAGCGCTCCGGAGGGAAGGAAGCCACCATCAGCGCCGGCAGCACCGCCAGCGGCGCGGGCaccgggcgggcagcggggccgccccgccggagcgcagccccgggggcacccccgggagcggggccggcacCTGCcgggcccccgccccgcccggcccatTGGCTGCGGGACccgggggccgccccgcgccgcccgccccgcccccgccccgcccccccggaCCCGGGCCCATATTagcgggcgcggcggcgcggcggccccgcAGCGGGCGGCGGCACCGGGGCTGCAAGATGCCGCGCTCGTTCCTGGTGAAGAAGCACTTCTCGGCCAGCAAGAAGCCCAACTACAGCGAGCTGGAGAGCCAGGCCGGTGCgtggcggggcgcggcgggacGGGCCGCGCACGTGGGGCGGTGCGGGGGTCCCGGTGTCCCCACGCGGCAGCGAGTGGGTGGCGGACTTCTCGCGGGGGGTGTTTCTCGGTTTTGTGTGTCCCGGGTAGAGACGGGGTGAGGGCTCTCCCGTGTCCCGCGATGGGGAGCCGGCCCTGGTACCTCGGGGCGGGCGGAGACGCCGGGCTCCCCCGTgatgggggtgggaaggggcgCGGTCCCCTTCGCCCCATCCCTCGCAGCAGCGTGGGCAGGGGCGCCGGGCCCCCGCGGTGTGGGCTCGGGTCTCCTTTGccccgggacgggctggggtcCCTTTGCCCCTCCGGCCCCGGGTGGAGCGCGGGGCTCCCACGGAGTGGCTTGGGGTCGGGTCCCGTTGCCCCAAGGTGGTGCGGAGTCCCCCgggggtgggctgggccgggcaccctgcagccctgcggAGCCCCGTGGGGTTGGGTCAGGGCCCCCTCGCCCCCGTTCCCACGGGGAGCATCGGGCCCCCGCTGAGTGCCGCCGCCTCCCGCAGTGCTGGCCGCCCCGCTGCTGTACGAGACGTGCCCGCTGCCCGTCATCCCCCCGCCCGAGGTGCTCGGCCCCGGCGCCTACTACCCACCGCTGGTGTGGGatgcggggctgctctccagcctcttccCGGGCGGCCCGGGCAGCGAGGCGGCAGGCGGCACGACCCCCGCCCTGGACCTGACCGCGCTCTCCAGCGAGGAGGATGAAGGCAAGAGCTCggggccccccagcccagcctcggcccccgccgccgccgagcGCTTCCGCTGCGCCCAGTGTGCCAAGGCTTACTCCACCTTCGCCGGGCTCTCCAAGCACAAGCAATTGCACTGCGACGCCCAGGCCAGGAAATCCTTCAGCTGCAAGTACTGCGAGAAGGAGTACGTGAGCCTGGGGGCTCTCAAGATGCACATCCGGAGCCACACGCTGCCCTGCGTCTGCAAGATGTGTGGCAAGGCCTTCTCCcggccctggctgctgcagggccacATCCGGACGCACACCGGTAATGCCGGCTCTcgcccctctccctccctcccttatCGCCTCCCGCTTCCCAGCTCCGAGGCCCCCAGCGAATGGGCAGGCCGGGTGTTATCTGGGAAGATAAGAGCTTCCCAAACCCCCTTGGCACATCTCTCTAAAATGTCCTTTAAATATCCTCTTGGCTGGAACCGAGCACAGGGTCAAGGCTCTGCTCGGAAATCTGTGCCGCTGCTGTTAGTGCTGTGTCTGCCCGTgagccagccccagggccaCAGTGTGACGGCGCACACTTCACCCCAGTTTCATAAACTGGGGCTATGAGACAGCCGCAGCACTCCCTGATGCCCAAAGCATCCCTCTCTGCCCACACTGAGGGCTCCCAGCCAGGCTGTCCAGACCCGGCTGCCCACCACCGTGGCCTCCAACCCACCGCCCCACTCGGCAGCGATGAGCCCAGCTCAGGGCTCACTCGCTGCCGGGATGCACCACAGCAAGGCTCGGCATGGCCTctgggcaggtgctgggggtgcGGGGCCGGCCACCCCCCGCACCTGTTGATGCGGGTCCGGGTGCCGCAGCTgcagcccaccctgctgccaCGGCCGCCCGTACAATGCATCTCCTGAGCATCCTTTGTGGGGCTGCGGGGATAGTGTAATTGTTACTTGGCACTGATTTCACACCCTCTTAACGTACTAAAGATGATGGCTGAAGGAAGCTGGGAAGACTTAATTGTGCTTTCCAAATTGAGCATACGCATTTGTTTCCTCCAACAGAGGCTTTCTGGGAGGAATTCACCCTGGCCAGGCTTTTCAGTGCGAGCCgggcaggagaagggggagCGCGGGGTTAGGAAATAGCTATACTCACCCTGGCGCTGGCGCCTTTCAGCCGCTGCCTGCTATGATATAATTAACACATAGTGCTTGGCTTTCCTGCCTCTCTGCAAACGCTTCGCTTTGGCTCCAGGCAGGAGATGAGTATCATGTCTTCGTTTGTATGTGCGACTGCATTGCTGCTCGCAGATGTTTCCAGCATTAATTTTCTGTGGTTCACCGGGGAGGCTTTTCTGGGAGTAGGAAATTCCCAAGTCCGCGCTTTCCCCAAAGTGAATGCTGTACAGACCTCTCCCGGCTTTCCCTCCAAACAATAACAGCCAGCACTTCTTTTCACTGTGTTCTTCACAAACTTAGGCTAATGAATGGCTCTTTCTTTGATATTCCCTATGTGTTGATGCACTGGTTAATTGGGAGCGTTTCTCTTTGTCCCATAGGTGAAAAGCCCTTTTCCTGTACACACTGCAACCGGGCCTTTGCTGACCGCTCTAATCTCCGAGCCCACCTGCAGACCCATTCAGATGTAAAGAAGTACCAATGCAAAACCTGCTCCCGGACTTTCTCCCGTATGTCGCTGCTCCACAAGCACGAGGAGACGGGCTGCTCCGGCTCTCGCTGAGgaccccgcgccccccggcctCTCACCTCGCGAATACCTATATTATAACTAGTTTCTGTAGGAGTTAGTTTCCTCCATCACCATCGCAGTGTGCACCGGGCTGGACCCAGCTACTCTGGCCCTCAAGGCCCTCACACTCCTTGTTCGGTGCCTCCTGTGCAATGTGAAGGCCTGATCCTTCTCCGAGCCCAGCGTCTGAGGGTGCAGGATTGGACCCCGGTGCAAAGCGAGTGTGTGAGGCTCGGGCGCCGCAGCCCTGAGCCTGACCcgctgctgccacagcccctCAGCAGGTGCACCCCCTTGCCGGAGGCACTCGGCACCTTGCAGGGCTGGACCTGCACCCCGGCCCCACCGCTCCTATCAAACATTGTGACCGTGTAGcttggggggggttggggttttttttatgttgtttggtttttgttgttttgttttttgtttgttttttttaccgTAACCACTTGGTAACTTTTAAGAACcaatatttttgtaatgaagGACAAAATgttaacacacacacccccaaccccGAGTGTATATATGCCGCCTGTAGAAGGTGTAACTATGCAATAATACAGTATCCCAGTAGTTGTgaagcagctgcttctccccagcACAATGACAATTTGCAATGCCTGCGAGATTAACAGTGTCCATAAAAGGCATGGGTAGCCATTTCAAACACCAACCCTGTTTACAGAGCAGCTATGCACTCAAGCACCTGTTAATATGACTCTTAACAACTGCTTTTCAAGAGAGCTGTGACTAATAGCAGGCACTTGTCAGCTGATACAATGGTGGCCTGTCCCAAGGCTGCCCATCGACAGGTGTGTGCCAAAAGCCCTATTTATGGGTATTGACAGGTGCCTCCTGAATGCATCTTTCTTTGGACATTGTTTTTCATGGAATCATTACAAAGAGGATGTTTACATTTCAAAGGTACActggtatttatatttttgtgcCACAATTTTGTACTGATGAAactttttatataattatatacagTTTATTGATATTCAATAAAATGGTTAATTTATAGTAGGGTTTTGTGGGTGCTTAGGGGGAATGTGCAGCAGTGAGTTGTGGGGACTGGggtgctgggctcagctctCAAGCTCCCACCCTGCGCTCCTGGCTGCAGGTGAAGGGTGAGGGGATCTGCAGAGCCTCTCCGAGGAGGAGAAGTCGGAAGAGGCAGGCTGAGTCAGTTCCTGCCGAAGGGTTGGGGCTGGGCAAGGGGCAGCTGTGTGGTGATGTGGGCTggtgggggctggggtgcagTGGATCTCCCTGGCCCCGCAtccttcccagcctgcctgggtgGGTGCTGGCTTCCCCGTGGGGCTACTGGAGCTCCCAAAGCCTGGCCATGGCCCCCAGCACTCCCTGGGGAGCAGGTCCATGCTGCAGCATAGGGGATTGCTCCACTGGGGCGGTGGGGGTGCCTCCAGCTCTTGCTGGGCTCCCGAGcctccctggggatggcacCTCAGTGAGCCAAGCCTCCAGATGGGTGACCTGATGTGGGTGGGGGGCAGTGGAGGTGGCACATTCTGCAGAGCCCTTCTACCAGTGCAGGTGGGGCTGTCCCCTGCGTGCCCACAGTTGTGAGGGGACCGAGGGACAGGTGCTCCGGGATGCCCCAGGTACCTGCCTCTCGGATTTCCATAATGAAACCATCCCAGTGCCCCAAAACACCTGCCTTGCACCTTCCCAGCCACCTCCAAATCTGGGGTGCTTCAGGGACACCACAGTCTTGCCACATGCCTCCCTTGGGGGCTGGGGTTTTGTCGTTCTCTCCCCCGCATTTTCTTGGTGCCATCTCCGGGGCATTGCTTTTAACCAGGGAATAAAAGCGTGTGCCCCCCAGCACTCATCCCCCCTCCAGCCCGCTGGCGCCCGGCTCCCTGTGCCTCTCCCAGGGGCTGTTACGGAGCAGGAAGATGTGTGTGGCTGTAAAagtgagcagagctgctgctcggCCCTTCTTTAATTAAGAGCTCGCCCAGTATAAACTGACTTTCCCAGCCGAGTTGGACTCATTACTTGATTATTAAGCAGGGCAGGAAGTTTTGGGTTTGCTcttgtgtgtgcttttttcttccttttcccaacAGGAAGCGGGGGAGGGGCACTAATTACTTTCAGCTTTCCATCCATAAAATCCTGGAGCCGCAAAAGCAGctaaacagttaaaaaaaagaccAATTTTGAGAACGGAccacctgcaggagctggaaagGAGGCTCAAGGAGCGGGTAAGCATGGAGCAGAAGCCCGCcgagccctgctgcccagcgAGGTGCACGCGGTCTCGCAAGCCCGGGTCAGTCCCACCAGCCCGGGTCGGTCCCACCAGCCCGGGGGGTCCCACCAGCCCGGGTCAGTCCCACCAGCCCGGGTCAGTCCCACCAGCCCGGGGGGTCCCACCAGCCCGGGTCGGTCCCACCAGCCCGGGTCAGTCCCACCAGCCCGGGTCGGTCCCACCAGCCCGGGTCGGTCCCACCAGCCCAAGTTGGTCCCACCAGCCCGGGTCGGTGGTGGCTTTGCAGCTCCGATGTGCCGGAGTCCTCGGTTATTGCTCAACGTTGGGGCCCTGCAGCATGCATCCAGCCGCAGGGCCATGGGCTGTGCCTTATCCCCATCCACGCATGTCGTGGCTGTCACACACTTGGATGCGGACCCTTTCCCGCGTCATTCAAGCTGTTGCTTGATCCACTGGCACCCACCCGGGaaccctgccagctccctccctctcaATGGGCTTCAACTAATATTGGTTAGGCAGATGAGGAGAGCTGGGAGAAACCTCCTCCTCAGCAATCTTTCCTGTGCTCAGTTGTGATGGCTTTGTCCAGAATCTGGCTGGGACACAAGGCTTTTAGAGGGAAGGTACAAGGTGGAGGACAGCCTAGGCTCCGTCTGACAAATCCAGCTAGCATTCAAACACAAATGCAGCCttaaaacatgggaaaaaaaaaatgctgcctgTTCTGAGTCACTGAAGCGCAGCCCACTGGCacttgggctgctgctgcatctgctcCCTGCGCTGCCCAAGCACCTTGTGCCCTGGGGACCACGGCTGCTCAGGTGCTGTTCTGCAGCTTGGGGCAGTGCCTCTGACCTCCCCAGGTTGTGCCCAGGTCTGGACCAGCTGCTGCCCCGTTGCAGGGTGATGGACGTGGCCCAGATTCCTGCTCTTCTGACTGGCTGCTCATTTTCctactgcaaaaatatttcttatttctacACTGAGGGCTCTTAGGGTGAGCAGAGGGCTGGGACAAGGACACCCTTGTGTCCAGCTCAAACCTGCTGCAGATGTAGGCAGTCCCCTCTGTCCTTTCTCTGCCTCCATACACCTTTGGGGATCCATGATGGAGAATTGCACCTGGAAGCTGGGCTTGTGGATGCGTTGcaattgctttttcatttcattttcagaaggaaacCCCCCCAGAGCAGCACCCCTGGCAGCAAGCGCAGCTGGTAGCAGTGCCGTGGTCCCCAGCCCTTGGTCCCCTGTGCTGGCCTGGGCAATGACTGCTGCATGGCGAAGCCGGAAGGTTCATGGCAAAacctcagcatttttttcccctgttttttccccctctctgtTTTAATGCCACAGGAACTAAACACACTGTAAAGCCGCTGCCCACAGCCGGGCTGTTTCATCCAGGTagcacaggctgcagttttggtggtgggggtggcggggggtaGGGGGGCAGCCGGCGATTAACGGGAGGAACCATTTGGTGACCACCTTGTGTGACCATCTGTAACAGATTACGGTGTCAGCGCTCGTAAAAGCCGGGATTCAATCAAGCGCCCGGCAGGTAGCGGGGGGCCCCGCTGGCAGGGGCCGTGGTGCCGGGGTGCAGGCTGTGCCGGCTCCGGGCTGCCGCACTCCCCGGGCGGTGGCACGGCCATGGCGTCGAGCGTTTGAACTCCGCTGTTTAATTTCCACGGACCTCCACAGGACCTTTAAACAAGCACGTACGTCCCCTCGGCTCCTGGAGCCCTTTCAAAGGCTCTGGGAAAACCACAAAGTGCCTTTTCTTCCCAGAGAGGAGtagttttttctcccttccctgacCTGATGCAGAATTAAGGGTGTTTGGAAACCCACCGTGCCACGGGACGCCCCCGGGGCAGAGAGCTGGGGCAGACCCACGTGGAGGTACCGGGTTAAAAAGGGCTTTAAGGCTTCCACATGGCTGTTTGAAATAGTCCTGTCTCTGCGGGCATTCAGAATGTCCCAGAGGGGACGAGAAGGGAAATGGGTGGATTACAGCCACCTTTGCAAAGGCTAAGCTTCCTCTGCTCAGTGATTAGGGAGCTGTAGTTCCCAAATTTGCCTTTTTCACCCCTTTCTGTACCCGTCTGTCTCAGGGACAGGCACAAGGCATGCCTGGCCCTGGCACTGTGAGGGtgaagagcagctctgggggCCCCTGAAATGCCTCTCCCCACCTCCAGGGcagtaggaaggaaaaaattttCCACTTTCTTCTGTCACTGCAAAATGGCCCGACAGATATGTTCTTTTCGTGATCTCCTGGATCCCCCACAGCCTCTGGAGGAGAGCTTCCAGCATCTGAGCATGCAGCCCCCGGAGAAGGTGGGCAAAGCTCAGCTCCTACAAATCGTAGCTGCCTAATTCTTCTTTTGGCTCTTACCTTACCTAGAAAAAGctgaataaacaaacagaaacctgGCAGGATCCAGGGAAAGGCCCGTTATTAAAGTCAGTTGCTGGAGGGCTGTTTCTGATTTGGGAAGGGAATGACCGGAGCTTCACGGCAGAAGCTGCGATGGCTCGTGGGGTGATCCACGGAGACAACACGGGTTGTCCACTTGAGATACCTGGGACTGCGGGAGGCCTTGGAAGATGTGTGCGTTTATCCTCGCCGGACCAGGGCAGCAGGTGCCGGTGCAGGGCTCAGCGAGCCCATGTCAACAGGCGGTGCTGGTGAAAGCCTCCGTCCGTTAATAGCTCACCATAAGGAGTGGGGTTTAcaaacaagctgcaggtgtagCTATTGTTTTTCTGGCTCTGGGCTATTGACATGAGCAATAATCTCAAATTAATCTTTAATCAGATGATGAACTGATAGCGTGGGGCTGGAGAGGTGTGAGTCTTCCCATGGAGACAAAGAGCATGGCAAATgaggagagaaggagccagGGAGACCCCAGGGAAGGGATGCGAGGCTGGAGgattaaaataaagatgattcCTCCCTGCGGATGCAGGTGGACTGGGTTGCAGCATCACCATTGTCTTGCCACCACCTGCGCTCGTCTTTCCAAGGGCATCGCCTCTccttggctgtgctgcctgtgagtgcctccctgcctgcccctgtgCCCGTGGGGCAAGGGGCGAtgcctgccccagggctgcaccGTGCCCAGCCAAGCACCAGCCACCTGCCAAAGCAGCGCGAGCGCACGTGCCTCGCTGGCTCCAAAATCAGGTCATAAGTCGTGCCGGTGGAGGCCAGCTTTCCCCAGGGCAAAGCAAGCACAAGCTCCTCACCCTGGGTGCACGGGGCAGCCCCGCTCATCCTGCTGAGCTGAGAAACACCTTCCCGGGGCTGTGTCACCCTCCAGC
Proteins encoded in this window:
- the SNAI1 gene encoding zinc finger protein SNAI1 isoform X2: MPRSFLVKKHFSASKKPNYSELESQAVLAAPLLYETCPLPVIPPPEVLGPGAYYPPLVWDAGLLSSLFPGGPGSEAAGGTTPALDLTALSSEEDEGKSSGPPSPASAPAAAERFRCAQCAKAYSTFAGLSKHKQLHCDAQARKSFSCKYCEKEYVSLGALKMHIRSHTLPCVCKMCGKAFSRPWLLQGHIRTHTGEKPFSCTHCNRAFADRSNLRAHLQTHSDVKKYQCKTCSRTFSRMSLLHKHEETGCSGSR
- the SNAI1 gene encoding zinc finger protein SNAI1 isoform X1, with product MPRSFLVKKHFSASKKPNYSELESQAVLAAPLLYETCPLPVIPPPEVLGPGAYYPPLVWDAGLLSSLFPGGPGSEAAGGTTPALDLTALSSEEDEGKSSGPPSPASAPAAAERFRCAQCAKAYSTFAGLSKHKQLHCDAQARKSFSCKYCEKEYVSLGALKMHIRSHTLPCVCKMCGKAFSRPWLLQGHIRTHTGNAGSRPSPSLPYRLPLPSSEAPSEWAGRVLSGKIRASQTPLAHLSKMSFKYPLGWNRAQGQGSARKSVPLLLVLCLPVSQPQGHSVTAHTSPQFHKLGL